In a single window of the Anas acuta chromosome 24, bAnaAcu1.1, whole genome shotgun sequence genome:
- the CNTN2 gene encoding contactin-2 isoform X1, with product MGRCPRSPVETRPQGPQPGRRRRMGGAVGFVCTSLAVVTCVVWCQAQSSSRTYGPVFEEQPAHTLFPEGSAEEKVTLACRARASPPATYRWKMNGTELKMEPDSRYRLVAGDLVISNPVKAKDAGSYQCVASNSRGTVVSREASLRFGFLQEFSAEERDPVKITEGWGVMFACSPPPHYPGLSYRWLLNEFPNFIPADGRRFVSQTTGNLYIAKTEASDLGNYSCFATSHIDFITKSVFSKFSRLSLAAEDARQYAPSIKARFPADTYALAGQMVTLECFAFGNPVPRIKWRKLDGSQASKWISSEPLLQIQDVGFEDEGTYECEAENIKGRDTYQGRIIIQAQPEWLKVITDTEADIGSDLRWSCAAAGKPRPAVRWLRDGQPLTSQNRIEVSGGELRFSKLVLEDSGMYQCVAENKHGTVYASAELTVQALAPDFRLNPVKRLIPAARSGKVIIPCQPRAAPKATVLWTKGTELLINSSRVTITADGTLILQNISKSDEGKYTCFAENFMGKANSTGILSVRDATKITLAPSSADINVGENLTLQCHASHDPTMDLTFTWSLDDFPIDFDKSEGHYRRASVKEAVGDLTILNTQLKHSGRYTCTAQTVVDSASESATLTVRGPPGPPGGVVVRDIGDTSVQLSWSRGFDNHSPIARYLVEARTLLSNKWKQMRTNPVNIEGNAETAQVVNLIPWMDYEFRVLASNILGVGEPSLPSSKIRTKEAAPTVAPSGLGGGGGAPNELIINWTPTLRDYQNGDGFGYILSFRKKGTQGWLTARVPHAESLHYVYRNESIGPYTPFEVKIKAYNRKGEGPESLTAVVYSAEEEPKVAPSRVTAKAVLSSEMDVSWEPVEQGDMTGVLLGYEIRYWKDGDKEEAADRVRTAGLVTSAHVTGLNPNTKYHVSVRAYNRAGTGPPSPSTNVTTTKPPPRRPPGNISWTFSGSTVSIKWDPVVAHTDESAVTGYKMLYRQDSHSAPTLYLASKSRIDIPVPEDFTHAFVQIRVTGPGGDGVPAEVHILRNSGTSMMVEDSVTRPVPHAVIVTNSLVMLALIGYLEL from the exons ATG gGCCGCTGTCCCCGCTCGCCCGTAGAGACACGGCCACAGGGGCCACAACCCGGCCGGAGGCGCAGGATGGGAGGTGCCGTGGGATTTGTCTGCACGTCCCTGGCTGTCGTCACCTGCGTGG TTTGGTGCCAAGCCCAGAGTAGCAGCAGGACCTACGGCCCCGTGTTCGAGGAGCAGCCTGCCCACACCCTCTTCCCTGAAGGCTCGGCAGAAGAGAAAGTGACGCTGGCTTGTCGAGCAAGAGCCAGTCCTCCTGCGACCTACAG GTGGAAGATGAACGGCACGGAGCTGAAGATGGAGCCAGATTCCCGTTACCGGCTGGTTGCAGGCGACCTGGTGATAAGCAACCCCGTAAAAGCCAAGGACGCCGGCTCCTACCAGTGCGTGGCATCGAACTCCAGGGGCACGGTGGTGAGCAGGGAAGCCTCCCTGCGCTTTGGCT TTTTGCAGGAATTCTCTGCCGAAGAGCGAGACCCCGTGAAGATTACGGAAGGCTGGGGAGTGATGTtcgcctgcagccccccgccccATTACCCAG GCTTGTCCTACCGATGGCTTCTGAACGAGTTTCCCAACTTCATCCCAGCCGACGGAAGGCGTTTCGTCTCTCAGACCACAGGAAACCTTTACATCGCCAAGACGGAGGCTTCCGACCTGGGGAACTACTCGTGCTTTGCCACCAGCCACATCGACTTCATCACCAAGAGCGTTTTCAGCAAGTTCTCCCGgctcagcctggctgcagagg ACGCCAGGCAGTACGCACCCAGCATAAAAGCCAGGTTTCCTGCAGACACCTACGCTCTGGCCGGGCAGATGGTGACTTTGGAGTGCTTTGCCTTTGGAAA CCCCGTGCCTCGGATAAAGTGGAGGAAGCTGGACGGTTCGCAGGCCTCCAAGTGGATCTCCAGCGAGCCCCTCCTGCAGATCCAGGACGTTGGCTTTGAGGATGAAGGCACTTACGAGTGTGAGGCTGAAAACATCAAAGGGAGGGACACCTACCAGGGCCGCATCATCATTCAAG CTCAGCCCGAGTGGCTGAAGGTGATCACGGACACGGAAGCCGACATCGGGTCCGACCTGCGCTGGAGCTGCGCGGCGGCCGGCAAACCCCGGCCGGCGGTGCGTTGGCTGCGGGACGGGCAGCCGCTCACCTCCCAG AACCGCATCGAAGTGAGCGGTGGAGAGCTGAGATTTTCCAAGCTAGTCCTGGAGGACTCTGGCATGTATCAGTGTGTGGCTGAGAACAAGCATGGCACAGTGTATGCAAGTGCTGAATTAACAGTGCAAG CCTTAGCACCAGATTTTAGACTAAACCCAGTGAAACGACTGATACCTGCAGCCCGCAGCGGGAAGGTCATCATCCCGTGCCAACCAAGAGCAGCACCAAAAGCCACTGTGCTCTGGACCAAAGGGACTGAACTTCTGATCAACAGTAGCAG GGTGACTATTACCGCAGACGGCACCTTGATCCTGCAGAACATAAGCAAATCCGATGAGGGGAAGTATACCTGCTTTGCTGAGAATTTCATGGGCAAAGCCAACAGCACGGGAATCCTCTCCGTTCGAG ATGCCACCAAAATCACCTTGGCACCATCTAGCGCCGACATCAACGTCGGTGAGAACCTCACCCTGCAATGCCACGCGTCCCACGATCCAACCATGGACCTGACTTTCACCTGGTCGCTGGATGATTTCCCCATCGACTTCGACAAGTCGGAGGGGCACTACCGGCGCGCCAGCGTG AAGGAAGCCGTCGGGGACCTCACCATCCTCAACACGCAGCTGAAGCACTCGGGGCGGTACACGTGCACAGCCCAGACAGTCGTGGACAGCGCTTCGGAGTCAGCCACGCTGACTGTCAGAG GACCTCCAGGCCCCCCCGGGGGCGTTGTGGTGAGAGACATCGGTGACACCAGCGTGCAGCTGAGCTGGAGCCGCGGCTTTGACAACCACAGCCCCATCGCCAGGTACCTGGTGGAGGCCCGGACCCTGCTCTCCAACAAGTGGAAGCAGATGCGCACCA ATCCTGTAAACATTGAGGGCAACGCCGAGACAGCCCAGGTGGTGAACCTCATCCCCTGGATGGATTACGAGTTTCGGGTCCTAGCGAGCAACATTCTGGGAGTCGGGGAGCCGAGCTTACCCTCCAGCAAAATCCGCACCAAAGAAGCAG CACCCACTGTGGCACCATCTGggctcggcggcggcggaggggctCCCAACGAGCTTATCATCAACTGGACG CCCACACTACGGGACTACCAGAACGGGGACGGCTTCGGCTACATCTTGTCATTTCGCAAGAagggcacccaggggtggctCACCGCACGGGTGCCTCACGCGGAGTCCCTGCACTACGTGTACCGCAACGAGAGCATCGGGCCCTACACCCCCTTCGAAGTGAAGATCAAAGCATACAACAGGAAAGGAGAGGGCCCCGAGAGCCTCACTGCCGTCGTGTACTCTGCAGAAGAAG AACCAAAAGTGGCTCCGTCCAGAGTTACGGCCAAGGCTGTTCTGTCCTCGGAGATGGACGTGTCCTGGGAGCCGGTGGAGCAGGGAGACATGACCGGCGTGCTTCTGGGCTACGAG ATCCGGTACTGGAAGGATGGCGAcaaggaggaggcagctgaCAGAGTGCGAACAGCCGGGCTGGTCACATCAGCTCACGTAACTGGCCTAAACCCCAACACGAAATACCACGTCTCGGTCAGAGCTTACAACCGCGCTGGGACcgggccccccagcccctccaccaACGTCACCACCACGAAGCCAC CTCCAAGGAGGCCACCTGGCAACATCTCCTGGACTTTTTCGGGGTCTACGGTCAGCATCAAGTGGGACCCCGTGGTGGCACACACGGATGAGTCTGCGGTTACGGGGTACAAG ATGCTCTACCGGCAGGATTCCCACTCCGCTCCCACGCTGTACCTGGCCAGCAAGAGCCG
- the CNTN2 gene encoding contactin-2 isoform X2: MGGAVGFVCTSLAVVTCVVWCQAQSSSRTYGPVFEEQPAHTLFPEGSAEEKVTLACRARASPPATYRWKMNGTELKMEPDSRYRLVAGDLVISNPVKAKDAGSYQCVASNSRGTVVSREASLRFGFLQEFSAEERDPVKITEGWGVMFACSPPPHYPGLSYRWLLNEFPNFIPADGRRFVSQTTGNLYIAKTEASDLGNYSCFATSHIDFITKSVFSKFSRLSLAAEDARQYAPSIKARFPADTYALAGQMVTLECFAFGNPVPRIKWRKLDGSQASKWISSEPLLQIQDVGFEDEGTYECEAENIKGRDTYQGRIIIQAQPEWLKVITDTEADIGSDLRWSCAAAGKPRPAVRWLRDGQPLTSQNRIEVSGGELRFSKLVLEDSGMYQCVAENKHGTVYASAELTVQALAPDFRLNPVKRLIPAARSGKVIIPCQPRAAPKATVLWTKGTELLINSSRVTITADGTLILQNISKSDEGKYTCFAENFMGKANSTGILSVRDATKITLAPSSADINVGENLTLQCHASHDPTMDLTFTWSLDDFPIDFDKSEGHYRRASVKEAVGDLTILNTQLKHSGRYTCTAQTVVDSASESATLTVRGPPGPPGGVVVRDIGDTSVQLSWSRGFDNHSPIARYLVEARTLLSNKWKQMRTNPVNIEGNAETAQVVNLIPWMDYEFRVLASNILGVGEPSLPSSKIRTKEAAPTVAPSGLGGGGGAPNELIINWTPTLRDYQNGDGFGYILSFRKKGTQGWLTARVPHAESLHYVYRNESIGPYTPFEVKIKAYNRKGEGPESLTAVVYSAEEEPKVAPSRVTAKAVLSSEMDVSWEPVEQGDMTGVLLGYEIRYWKDGDKEEAADRVRTAGLVTSAHVTGLNPNTKYHVSVRAYNRAGTGPPSPSTNVTTTKPPPRRPPGNISWTFSGSTVSIKWDPVVAHTDESAVTGYKMLYRQDSHSAPTLYLASKSRIDIPVPEDFTHAFVQIRVTGPGGDGVPAEVHILRNSGTSMMVEDSVTRPVPHAVIVTNSLVMLALIGYLEL; this comes from the exons ATGGGAGGTGCCGTGGGATTTGTCTGCACGTCCCTGGCTGTCGTCACCTGCGTGG TTTGGTGCCAAGCCCAGAGTAGCAGCAGGACCTACGGCCCCGTGTTCGAGGAGCAGCCTGCCCACACCCTCTTCCCTGAAGGCTCGGCAGAAGAGAAAGTGACGCTGGCTTGTCGAGCAAGAGCCAGTCCTCCTGCGACCTACAG GTGGAAGATGAACGGCACGGAGCTGAAGATGGAGCCAGATTCCCGTTACCGGCTGGTTGCAGGCGACCTGGTGATAAGCAACCCCGTAAAAGCCAAGGACGCCGGCTCCTACCAGTGCGTGGCATCGAACTCCAGGGGCACGGTGGTGAGCAGGGAAGCCTCCCTGCGCTTTGGCT TTTTGCAGGAATTCTCTGCCGAAGAGCGAGACCCCGTGAAGATTACGGAAGGCTGGGGAGTGATGTtcgcctgcagccccccgccccATTACCCAG GCTTGTCCTACCGATGGCTTCTGAACGAGTTTCCCAACTTCATCCCAGCCGACGGAAGGCGTTTCGTCTCTCAGACCACAGGAAACCTTTACATCGCCAAGACGGAGGCTTCCGACCTGGGGAACTACTCGTGCTTTGCCACCAGCCACATCGACTTCATCACCAAGAGCGTTTTCAGCAAGTTCTCCCGgctcagcctggctgcagagg ACGCCAGGCAGTACGCACCCAGCATAAAAGCCAGGTTTCCTGCAGACACCTACGCTCTGGCCGGGCAGATGGTGACTTTGGAGTGCTTTGCCTTTGGAAA CCCCGTGCCTCGGATAAAGTGGAGGAAGCTGGACGGTTCGCAGGCCTCCAAGTGGATCTCCAGCGAGCCCCTCCTGCAGATCCAGGACGTTGGCTTTGAGGATGAAGGCACTTACGAGTGTGAGGCTGAAAACATCAAAGGGAGGGACACCTACCAGGGCCGCATCATCATTCAAG CTCAGCCCGAGTGGCTGAAGGTGATCACGGACACGGAAGCCGACATCGGGTCCGACCTGCGCTGGAGCTGCGCGGCGGCCGGCAAACCCCGGCCGGCGGTGCGTTGGCTGCGGGACGGGCAGCCGCTCACCTCCCAG AACCGCATCGAAGTGAGCGGTGGAGAGCTGAGATTTTCCAAGCTAGTCCTGGAGGACTCTGGCATGTATCAGTGTGTGGCTGAGAACAAGCATGGCACAGTGTATGCAAGTGCTGAATTAACAGTGCAAG CCTTAGCACCAGATTTTAGACTAAACCCAGTGAAACGACTGATACCTGCAGCCCGCAGCGGGAAGGTCATCATCCCGTGCCAACCAAGAGCAGCACCAAAAGCCACTGTGCTCTGGACCAAAGGGACTGAACTTCTGATCAACAGTAGCAG GGTGACTATTACCGCAGACGGCACCTTGATCCTGCAGAACATAAGCAAATCCGATGAGGGGAAGTATACCTGCTTTGCTGAGAATTTCATGGGCAAAGCCAACAGCACGGGAATCCTCTCCGTTCGAG ATGCCACCAAAATCACCTTGGCACCATCTAGCGCCGACATCAACGTCGGTGAGAACCTCACCCTGCAATGCCACGCGTCCCACGATCCAACCATGGACCTGACTTTCACCTGGTCGCTGGATGATTTCCCCATCGACTTCGACAAGTCGGAGGGGCACTACCGGCGCGCCAGCGTG AAGGAAGCCGTCGGGGACCTCACCATCCTCAACACGCAGCTGAAGCACTCGGGGCGGTACACGTGCACAGCCCAGACAGTCGTGGACAGCGCTTCGGAGTCAGCCACGCTGACTGTCAGAG GACCTCCAGGCCCCCCCGGGGGCGTTGTGGTGAGAGACATCGGTGACACCAGCGTGCAGCTGAGCTGGAGCCGCGGCTTTGACAACCACAGCCCCATCGCCAGGTACCTGGTGGAGGCCCGGACCCTGCTCTCCAACAAGTGGAAGCAGATGCGCACCA ATCCTGTAAACATTGAGGGCAACGCCGAGACAGCCCAGGTGGTGAACCTCATCCCCTGGATGGATTACGAGTTTCGGGTCCTAGCGAGCAACATTCTGGGAGTCGGGGAGCCGAGCTTACCCTCCAGCAAAATCCGCACCAAAGAAGCAG CACCCACTGTGGCACCATCTGggctcggcggcggcggaggggctCCCAACGAGCTTATCATCAACTGGACG CCCACACTACGGGACTACCAGAACGGGGACGGCTTCGGCTACATCTTGTCATTTCGCAAGAagggcacccaggggtggctCACCGCACGGGTGCCTCACGCGGAGTCCCTGCACTACGTGTACCGCAACGAGAGCATCGGGCCCTACACCCCCTTCGAAGTGAAGATCAAAGCATACAACAGGAAAGGAGAGGGCCCCGAGAGCCTCACTGCCGTCGTGTACTCTGCAGAAGAAG AACCAAAAGTGGCTCCGTCCAGAGTTACGGCCAAGGCTGTTCTGTCCTCGGAGATGGACGTGTCCTGGGAGCCGGTGGAGCAGGGAGACATGACCGGCGTGCTTCTGGGCTACGAG ATCCGGTACTGGAAGGATGGCGAcaaggaggaggcagctgaCAGAGTGCGAACAGCCGGGCTGGTCACATCAGCTCACGTAACTGGCCTAAACCCCAACACGAAATACCACGTCTCGGTCAGAGCTTACAACCGCGCTGGGACcgggccccccagcccctccaccaACGTCACCACCACGAAGCCAC CTCCAAGGAGGCCACCTGGCAACATCTCCTGGACTTTTTCGGGGTCTACGGTCAGCATCAAGTGGGACCCCGTGGTGGCACACACGGATGAGTCTGCGGTTACGGGGTACAAG ATGCTCTACCGGCAGGATTCCCACTCCGCTCCCACGCTGTACCTGGCCAGCAAGAGCCG